ggcaccgcacaggtctgcccaaaagtttagaccatgtgactaagtacacagtccaatctcttaaattcagacaggctgggtgcagtgactacttccctggggagcctgttccagtgtgcagccaccctctcggtgaagaacctcttcctgatgtccagcctaaacctcccccgcctcagcttaacgccgttcccgcgggtcccgtcactggtgataacggagaataggtcacctgcctctccactccccgTTGTACCGTTTGTACCGTAACGTACcgtttatgaaaaaaaaacaataataaaaaaatcacgGCAAGGCTCCGAGAAGCTGCATTTTGTAACCGACCCCACTGCGGGGGCCCCGCAGCGCCCTCAGGCGGCCTCCGCCGCGGCTGAGGCCGGGCCCGCCCCTAGCAacgccccgccccgccccgccccgctcccccatCGTGCCCCgcacaagatggcggcgcccgTGCTGGGGCGGCGCTGCGGCCgtgcggcggggctgcggggcggcctgcgccgggccccgctcccATCCCCGCGGCCTCTCCACGAGCGGGCGCCGCGGTCGCGGAGCTCCGCGGGCCTGCTGGCGGCGCAGTGCGAGCGAGGCCTGTTCCAGGAGGTGTTCCCGGGGCAGGGCGCGGAGGAGCAGCTGGCGGCGCTGCTGGAGCCGGGCCGCCCGCCGGTCACGGCGTACTGCGGCTTCGACCCGACGGCCGACTCGCTGCACGTCGGCCACCTGCCGGCCGTGGCGGCGCTGCTGCACTTCCAGCGGGCGGGCCACAACGTCGTGGCCGTGGTGGGCGGCGCCACGGCGCGCCTGGGCGACCCCAGCGGGCGGCTGCGCGCTCGCGAGCCGCTGGCGGCCGAGCGGGTGCGCGCCCACGCGCGGGCCCTGCGGCTGTGCCTGTGGCGGCTCTTCGAGAACCACCGGCGGCTCCTCTgggcgcccggccccggcgggccCGGCCTGGGGCGGGCCGAGGTGCTGGACAACGCCCGCTGGCTCGGCCGCCGGCCGCTGCTCGGCTTCCTGTGCGGCGCCGGCGGGCGGCTGCGCATGGGCACGCTGCTGAGCCGGCAGGGCTGCCGCGAGCGGCTGCGCAGCGCCGAGGGCATGAGCCTGGCCGAGTTCGTGTACCCGGCGCTGCAGGCCTACGACTTCCTGCACCTCCACCGCCGCCGCGGCTGCCGCGTCCAGCTGGGGGGCGCCGACCAGATGGGCAACATCATGTCCGGCTACGAGCTCGTCACCAAGTacggggggggccggggagggagggggagccCGGCTCCCACCCTGGCAGGGCGGTGTGGTGAAGCGCTGCTCGTCTGCAGAGTCTGGTGCGAGTGCTGCAGAGCTCACAGAGCGTGTAGGCACGTCAGTGTGTGCTCCGTGTGTGCTATTGCAATGTCGACACAGAAAGCGAGCGCTACAGGTGTCCCAGCCCCTCGAGCAGCATCAGTTAGTACTTAGACCAGAAGACAAGATACAGGACACGTGAATGTGCCAGTGCCGCTGCTCACAAAGCTGTTTATTTGAAGTACTTAAACTTCACTAGACCCAAAGAACTTAAGTTTTTAAGCCCaaggtattttttcctaaagcacGCTTCATAAAAGTGTTCTCACTTCTTTCGCGTGCCCTCCCCCCCTATAATTTAACTGCTTTACAGAAAGGATAGCATCTTACAGAATGTTGGAGTGTTCCTTAACTTTACCAAAATGTGATTTATATTCTTCTTCAATCTTCTCAGGATGACAGGAACAGATGTGTTTGGAATTACTGTACCCCTTATTACCAGTACCACTGGAGATAAACTGGGAAAGACTGCTGGCAATGCAGTTTGGCTCAACAGAGACAAGACTTCTCCCTTTGAGCTGTATCAGTTCTTTGTCAGACAACAAGATAACATAGTTGAAAAGtaagtgctttttcttcatcttgcttTTTGCCAGATCCTAACTGTTCTATGGGGATATGTGCAATGCAAGGTCATGTGATTAGTATCATTTCTCACGTCTCCTTGTAGACATATGTGTTAACTGCAACCACATGTTAGTTAAACAGGCATGACTGATTCATAAGTACAGAGGTTAGTGGAACCTGTCTCCATGCTGCTATATGCATCATAAATTACTATGTGCATGACCGGACAAGGAAAGTATAACACGTGTCATTCTGCCAGTAGGGTGAATTAAATTTATCTGATGGATGTTAATTTTAGTACTGTAACATCATGACATCAAGTGAAATCTCTCCTGTAATAACTAACTGCAGGTTGATAGATAATAATACATAATCACCAGAGGTTTTTGGCTAGTACCACGTATTCAGAAACACTACATTCTGATTGCAAGTTGCTTAATGACTTACGCGTGAAGTTCAACATTTAGAATTGCAACGCAATAATAATTGCTTATCcctaagaaaattaaaattttgtcttGCGAGGAAGAAGCTAAGACATTCGTATTTGTGATTGTATTAACTGTCTAGATCAGTGGCCTCCAAATGTTTTGGACAGGTACCCCATCAGTAATAAATAAACTTGAGCATGCACTCCCagtacatgcatatatatggATTTGtaggttttaaatatatatacataaacacacacatgaACTGTTGAACTTctagtattttctttctacacCCCAGTGGATCATCTTGCATAGTCGCACTTTGAGACTATTGGTCTAGATAAAAACACACCTAGGAAAGTTACACTTTAGTAGTATTAGCACAAGttaaaaggggagaaaagggtATCGTTTTAAGCTCATTGTAGGTgtataaatgtatttacaagGTAGAGGTTTTCAGGATTCAGTTTTAGCCATTATCAAAAGTAAAAACTAAGGctgagaagcaaaacagaaacaacaaaattcaCATACCTGGTCAAATTACTAATTGCTTGCACCTCCTCAAACCTAGCAGTAATCAGCACCCTCAGGTATGGTTTAATATTGTAACTATAATAAAAAACATCTCATGTAATTTGGTGCACCTTTGGACAAAGATACAGTACATCAGTATAAATAGATAATAACTCATGCAACTaagtattaattttaaaagtttagaTGATGGGAGAACTGCTTGTTATGTAAATGACCAAAAGTACTAACGTGGTGAAACCTTAAGGCTGTTTGACCTTCTTCTTACATACCTTACATGGAAAGAAACtttagtggatttttttcagaattgcagATAGGAACAGTTGGCATCATTTTGACTCTGCTTAATGTTTGAGGACGTTACCGAGGTGATCTGTTCATCTTCCATATTGGGACATGGAAACAAGGAGTTCAGCTTACAGCTATAATGGCAAGTGGATTGAAGGATGTCCAACTGTAGCCAGTTAAAATTGTAGCacacacaaagacaaaattctCAATAATCATTACTCAGGGTAAAGCAGTTCCAAATCCAAAGCACGGTCTTGTGTTCATTTTGCTGAGTCTGAATCCAAGTCAACCACACAACTCATATTCTCACTGAacagtgtaaaaatattaaaatcacaCTACGAAAATGTGAAAGCATAGCAAAAACATGAGAAATACTGTCTGTCAGGCTTCATGGATGGCTAAGCTCCACGCTAGAATGCCACTGAGAAGGCTGATAGCTTTATTCAAGGCATCATGTTAGTTTTCAAATCTGTGTTTCTTCAAATACCAACATCAGTGTCAAATCTGAGTCTTCATAAGCCTCAGATATGTCTTCACTTTCATGCTGTGACCTGCTTCATAACTCGGTTACCTCTCCCAAGGGTTCATTCCTTGATTTCAAATAGAGGTTCTGCATCCACTGCACTTTTCAGACTGTAAAGAAGGATATGTGGGTacttaacatttaaatgtttcctgCTTTCAGACTTTGTAATAGTAAAAGTACTTTTGTTAGTACACTGCATTTAACAGTACTGCAAGTGCATTAAAGCGGGCCTTGTTGTAAAGGGTATGCGTGGGATATGCACCTTTAAATTATTGATTATCCTAAATAATCTTCCTGTTATATTCATTCATCAGTACACAGTATGGTTCTGCCCCACGACTAGTGTAGCATGTGGTACTTCGCATTAGCATGTTGGGTAACTACTAAAAATATGTGGTAGAACTGCATGAGTTTACCTGTGATTGCAATAAATCCTGTGAAGTATTTACTCCACTCGAAAAGCAAATTCTTGATTGTGAAACAAGCTtcataaaagcattttgcatgttatttctgaagacattagctgtagaaaaacattaaataaaacttgAGTTATCTTTGTAAGCTGAAGCATGTGGGCAAAAACAATGAGTTGTCTAATGGGACAGAATACCTGTAAtacggatttttttttaagagagaatcATTTTAGTGTTGCTAACGAAGTTTGAATGACAAAGACAGGAAATCCACAGTGATGCTTATGTAGACAAAGTAACTTTTTGCCTGCTCATAGATACCTGAAACTCTTCACCTTCCTTCCTCTTGAGGAGATTGCCCACATCATGGAAATGCACGCTAAAGAACCTGAAAAATGGGGCCCTCAGAAACGACTTGCTGCAGAAGTAACCAAGCTTGTTCATGGTACAGAGGGGCTGGAGTCTGCTAAGAGGTGAAGTTTGATTTGTCgagcagttttctttcagatttattcAATGGTAATTATCCAAGGCTTTTCAGGGACTGTTTTCATGGAGTCAGTTGTTGCTCAGctattaagagaaaaaatgtagtAATGCTGTAGACTTGAAGATACAATAATGATACTAGATTGCAGGAGAGTGggttcaaaaaaaataaattcagggtGGCAAGGGAAGTACTCCTAAGTACTTCTGTGGACCCTCAGATGATGTCAGGGAAGGGAATCTGCTTAATTGAACTGCACTTTGTGCAAAGATGAGACAAGAACTCTGTTTTGAATGATCTTTGTTCTCACAGGTGTACCAGAGCCCTTTATTACAGCAGTGTGGAGGCACTGGAAGCTATGTCTGACCAAGAGTTACAGGAACTTTTTAAACAAGCTCCTTCTGCTGAATTGGTACTTGAACCAGGAATGAGTGTGCTCGACCTATGTCGCAAAGCAAATGCCATTCAAGATGGACCTAGTGGGTATGTTATCACCTGCACTCTTAAGTAATACCTCACTTCAGTGGTTTGAAGTAGTGTGCTTTTTCAGATGTTAAACGGAAGGTCAGAACAACCAACTCCGGTAGTAACGTGTTAGCTATCTACATACCACTTTTAAATAAGAGTGGGACAGGATGCCTCACTATGCTTTGAGGAGAAAGTGTATGGATAATGCAGTGTCATGtactgtgcttaaaaaaaatctacagctGATGAAGAGACAGCTAGCAACAGTGCAAGTTTCCTTATCCCTCTCAGAAAGTGTTGGAATTCTGGAGGCTAAGGTTGATCTCAGTTACTCTTGACCTGAACTAAATTTAAACTGCTTAAGATGTAAAAATTATTCCATTATAAattaaacatacaaataaaaaccTGTGAAATAGCTCTTAATCTTACAATACTTAGCAGCAATAGATGGCTTCCTCTTGCAATTacaagttgttgtttttgtacTTCTTTTTTAAGGTACCAGAAAATTACAGATGGTGGAGTGTCAGTAAATGGGATTCGAGTAACCAATCCTGAGACTGTTCTTATTCTTGGACAGCATATTCTCAAGAATGGAGTATCATTGCTTAgggttggaaagaaaaattactacATTATAAAATGGCTGCAGTTGTGACAACAGTGTTTCTctactgcttgttttttttctgaattttctcagAGCATACTCTGTTGAAGATGGACTTGAAGATGTTTCTATACTGTGCGTTACTATGCAGCTCACAAACTGCCTGATACCAAAATACAGCAACAGGGTTCAAATAAAGGAAGCTAAGATTCTAAGCATGTAtgatttcatgttttgtttctgacagTAAGTTACTGAATCAGAAAGTAATAGAAATTACTACCAGATTTTTCCTATCTGCTGTACATCTGATTCCTTCAGATAAGCCATGCTTCATGTAGACCACAAATCGCAAGTAGCCTGAAAAGATGCACACCCTACATTATGGCAGTTGTACCTACATTTGGATCTTTGGACTCCATTGAAGTTAAGTATTACTATTTATTACAGCtgggcttttccttttttcctaaCGCACAACTTCTATAGTTAATGCAGTGGCTATCAGTATCAGTAGCTAGACTTGTGCGACATGGCTCTGTCCACTATGAAATAAGATACAGAACTATCTAAAACATGCAAAAGGAACAGTTGGAATTGCCATGGAAAACAGGcacaactgaaaatacagaactggAACAGTGTCATATGCAActcttaaatttttttattttgcatagaTGTTATTCCAACAAAGAGATTTTTAGATGTTCTGCCTTACTCAAAGTACCATTCGTAAGAGGATGTGaacaagaagacagaaagattAATTCCAGAGTCCACAGATGGATAGTAGGCTCTTGCCCTACTTTAACAACCTACTGCCttgcaggagggagggggaacaGTGACCAGATACTCTACAGCATAATTCACAGCAAGATGAGCAAAAGCATTCTTGAAACTAGTACTTCTAACAGAGGATGTATGCTGCTGTCAACTTCTGACTTCATCCTAACGCAGAAAACCTGGATAAGTGggtaagaaaaaacaacctacaatcagttttttttttttttttttcgggaCATTTGGTTTAAAACAAGTTGCAGAAGATTCATAATAAGTGGAATGGTTAAGCCCTGATATGTAAGCTTCTTATTATTGGTTATCTTATGGGCATACTGCATACAAGCTTTCCAGCCTTAATGTGGTTAAGAGAGCATATTCACTTCTTGAAATGTAAGACAAATCAGACCCTTCAGACAGAGCAACACGCAAACACAGTACGTCTtgattaaagaacaaaaaattgaCCCTACTACTTATGGCCTAGCCAACATTTGGGATCGTAGCATCCTCGTTGCCTTTTAAGGACAACATGAAAAGTGAGAATGCACTTCAGAGTTGGTGGAACAACACCATCTACATTTAAAGGCAGCATTGCTTGATTTCATTGCtctgaaaaaggaaaccaaaaaaaacGAACCCTTCATTACTAGTCACTACAGCTGCTTACACACCTGAAATCAATACAGTGGCTTGCTAAATTCAAACTTTCCCATGATGGGGGCTGGATCATTTAGGGAATATAGGTCCCACATTATTCACAACCAGatcaacaacaataaaataaaaccacatgTGGTTACCAAAAATATCTGCAGTACATAGCCATACTTGAATAACTTCGAACTAGTTAACTCAAGTGCTAAATTATAGTATTGTAGCAGGTTGgctcaagctttttttttttttaaaggggcCTTCCGTACCCTAGTACAAATAGTTGTGAAACCCTCAGTCTTATGAGGTGCTCATTTAGGGCATCGATTGCAGTGCTGTTTGCAAGGGTTAGAGTAATCCTTAGGTGAAAGAGAATGATTTCCTAGTGTGTGAAACTCTATGATAATACTGTTTTGCAGCCATAGTAGGAGAGGCCTTAATCTCAGCTACCCGAATGTGGTACTGCAGCATCAGCTCTTTTTTTAGAATAGGTCATAGCATTGCAGCTGGTTTAAACTACCTAACATACAAGAATGGGgaaataactttaaaagaaattctaaGAGAATTCTAATTCCTCATCTCAAGAATCCAGATGTtgtgtgttttccatttttactctGTGATCCATTTGACAGTGGTTTTGTCTGCATTGTCAATTGAGATTTCAGTAAGTTACAATGGTTTGCTGCTTacgtatctttttttttttccagattaaacTGTAATAGGGTAGTACTTCAGTAGCTCAGTACATGGAGTTAATAGTGCTAACTCCAGCCTCTAGATCCTGCTTACCTGCCTGATAACAAGATATCCCTATCctatacattatatatttactatatttctttatataacaaaatattagtATAATTATACATCATATGTAATTATATAGCTATAGTGTGTATTGCTATATAAAGACAGAAGTAGTTATTTATTCctatcttgaaaaaaaaagtctctacaTACCTTGGCATCTCTCAAGatgagtttgttttgcttgtcaTTTTGCCTTAAGCTGCAGTAATGATCAGAGCTAAAAGACCCTAAAAGATCATCCAATTCATTTATGTTAGAATTTACCTTGTTCCTCAAATGGCAGAAGCATTACAGCAATACAAAAACATGCACCTGAGAACAAAATACAGCAGTAACACCCTTGTTAACCTCCAGAGAAATACAACAGATTAGATTTGACAGCTACTTTCTGTTTGCAGGAAATACACTTCTAGGAGTAGAGTAAGTCATATTTGTTATATCTGATCTCACCtgcctttttccccttcatttccACATGGTGTTGATCCACAAGTATCCTCTAatttcaagtttgtttttttaaagcattagcACCCACTTTGATCAAGTattaaaaggattttatttgtttttacaaatacacaactgaaaaagaatgaaattctTTGTGTACAAGGTTTTTAATGAGATCCATCAACTCCAAGAAatttactctgtttttctttctgaccaACTGCTAGCAATCTGAACCTTTCCCTGACTCTTTCCAAAGCCACAGCTGGATGCAACCACTACTTCTCATGGACAGCCTGTACAGGGTGTTGCATCTGAATAGTAGAACAGTTAGGCCAAGAATCAAGGATGACTGGAAAAACTTAGACTTGAATATTAACACTATTGTGGCAGCTAGCAAGAATGTGGCTGCTTTCAAGAAGTGCTTAACTTAGTGAAGCTGTCACAGTGAAGAGGTAAAAGGACATGCAGCAAATGAACTAAAAAGGAGCTATCTGAACATAGAAACACCACTAGTTTAAAGGGGGTGGCTGTTTGGGCATAAACCAATATTCAGTTGGtctactgtttttcttttagactTCAAAGGAAAAGTCATCTAACTCACCTCAAAGcacacaagttaaaaaaaaaaagtaggtgcATTTGAGAACTTCAGTATCTACAGAAAACACCAGTTAGCAGTCTGCTCTCAGACTAACAGatttaacagtgaaaaaaaccacaacaaatatTACTCAGGCTAATTCAATGCAAGTTAGGAACAGGGGCACAGCATATTGGCAAATTGTTTCCCCTGCTGTAATTCCATAAAGCAGGGACATGAGTTTGCAATGTATCCAATCTGGCATCTCTCAAAGCCATCATCCCTCCATAAACCAGGACTCAAAGGCAAGTTCTACTTCAGAATACAGTTTGAGGCACACAGACAGTCCCCTTACACACTAAGTGAAATTggactatgaaaaaaaaacaatttattgaCAAACTGATCACACACAGatactgtgttttatttacagtagTACCACACATAGGTCAGGTATCAACGTCAAACATTTAGTAGTCTAAACTTAGCTACAGAGGTTATTCTCCCCCATGACTGTTTCACTGGATACTAAGTTGTCTTTTGAGTTAGCTTGAAAGTTGTTCAttgatgacaaaaatattttgggtttaAATTAAATATGGTTGACTAGAAGACATCTGTAGGCAATCAGTCTAATCTAGTGAGAATTTTTCAGTTGCTACCTCTAGTAGACATTTTTACCAATTCCTCCATTATTTCTACTAAGGGTGGCAACAACAGTAGCACTTTGACAggttgtttaaaaaacaagcaccATCAGCAGTCTGTCCACACTATAACTTCTGCAACTACtacaagaactgaaaatgttaaattgcAGAAGGACAAGTGCAAACATATGTAAGGCTGTACAAGTATAGTTAGTTATTCTATAATCTTATAAGAGCATATAGTCCTGCCACCTGACCTAAAAGCCAgttcaaaacttttatttctgggataatatattttgtatatcaTCTGTTTATTTAATAACAGGACTGTTACAGCatggatttttaaagatttgcaTTAAGCATGACAAATCAACTTCATTTCTTGGCACTCAACTCACTTGaaaatttgcaaaacaaaaaaaaatttcaaaaaacaagTTAGCATTTTGGAAATTTCACATGACATTACAGAGCCAGTTATCACTTGCAAGGATTTCGTAAATAAATGGAACTCATTTGCCTTATTGCAGCATTTCAAAACTTTGCAAGTAAGAACATCTCCTGCCAACAGACTGTTGATCAACATTTGGGAGTTAAAGCTTAGTAGCAGTTCACTTAGGGACAGTTCTACTTTgttgaaaacatatttcttagATGTCAAAAGTACAAGGGAAAGAGATGTCAGGTGAATTCCAACTAGAAATGCAATACTTTTGACAAAATTCTTAAGAGCTCTCACTGTTCACCAAAATTGATTTGAAAAGTGGCTTGCACTTCAACTTCCACTACAGTCACATTTCTTAAATGTACCATCTCTGGATAAGAAGTGAGAAGTTAGAATTACTTCCTTTGTATTCATTACATCTAATGCACACATCATGACTTTTTaggctgtttaaaaatacagaatatatttcCATGTCCTGCATGAATTATTTCAGATAATGCATAAAATAACTATACAAAAAATTACGTGTAAGACTTAACTCCTTGGGTTTATATTGGTACCAAACTGAAGACTaccatgtgaaaaataaatctttaaaacagaCCTTATTGGAAATTGAGGTCTTAACTGGTTCTGAATTTTCAATCTTTAGCATTTAGAAAAGGAATTCCACTTCAGTTAACTgatgaaacaggaaaaggaactgaaaatgggaataaaaacCTCATGGTACTGGCCCAATGCACTAAGAGCAAGCCATGGGTGTTAACAGCAGTGTCTTATTTTTCACATGCAAGTTGTGTTAAAGATAAAATATCAGCAATACCACAGTACACGTTTTTTTACTTTGTACAAAAACGTAAATCTGTTTGAAAAGTACATGCAAGTGTGCTGGctggaatttaaataaatttttattcataaaaattaaaatgcttactCTTTAAAGGTTAGTGAGAACAATATTTATCTGTATGAATTacaatcagaagaaaataactcaTCAACTTAACTTCCAACTTATTTCCTAATTTGATTgtcctcaaaaaaaataaaaaagctacttACAGCACAGTAAAATTTCCTCAAAAGCAAGTGTAATTTCTAGTATAAATATTCCAATTCTACAGACTTTCTTTCATGCTGTCATACCTTCTAAAGTCTGGAAAAAGTTGTGGGGATCCCCTTCTCCCTGGCCAACTTaatctgtttttgaaagaaacactTACTATCCCGTAACAgttttgaaatccatttttattttttttcagctctgccaGAACAAATTTACTATTGGATGGTCCAGGGGCTTGGTCCCGGggcggggaggaaggggaaggtggTCTTGTACCTGATTATAAACCCCAACGTTTATACACAAGCTCCAGTGCACATCAACAACTTTGCACCCACTTTTTAGTAGTAGGCTGTTACTTGTTCACAAGCTCCAGGCTAATTCATCCAACATGATGCTCCATTAAATGAAGATCAAAATTTTGTCTGCACTTTTaacaattgggaaaaaaatggggacaCACATACGTAGCGATACGGTAGA
This is a stretch of genomic DNA from Cygnus atratus isolate AKBS03 ecotype Queensland, Australia chromosome 1, CAtr_DNAZoo_HiC_assembly, whole genome shotgun sequence. It encodes these proteins:
- the YARS2 gene encoding tyrosine--tRNA ligase, mitochondrial, which codes for MVLRASESKAIKAPMASPKCKACHSCSGQKGLRSSDSQAAMVVLSTDKGSEKLHFVTDPTAGAPQRPQAASAAAEAGPAPSNAPPRPAPLPHRAPHKMAAPVLGRRCGRAAGLRGGLRRAPLPSPRPLHERAPRSRSSAGLLAAQCERGLFQEVFPGQGAEEQLAALLEPGRPPVTAYCGFDPTADSLHVGHLPAVAALLHFQRAGHNVVAVVGGATARLGDPSGRLRAREPLAAERVRAHARALRLCLWRLFENHRRLLWAPGPGGPGLGRAEVLDNARWLGRRPLLGFLCGAGGRLRMGTLLSRQGCRERLRSAEGMSLAEFVYPALQAYDFLHLHRRRGCRVQLGGADQMGNIMSGYELVTKMTGTDVFGITVPLITSTTGDKLGKTAGNAVWLNRDKTSPFELYQFFVRQQDNIVEKYLKLFTFLPLEEIAHIMEMHAKEPEKWGPQKRLAAEVTKLVHGTEGLESAKRCTRALYYSSVEALEAMSDQELQELFKQAPSAELVLEPGMSVLDLCRKANAIQDGPSGYQKITDGGVSVNGIRVTNPETVLILGQHILKNGVSLLRVGKKNYYIIKWLQL